Proteins from a single region of Hordeum vulgare subsp. vulgare chromosome 6H, MorexV3_pseudomolecules_assembly, whole genome shotgun sequence:
- the LOC123401083 gene encoding uncharacterized protein LOC123401083 yields the protein MKLRHEVLKIDVGAALQVLNFAIFHKELTDMEDREQRETEKQQDAGAGGDNVDGPGGASGGNDVHGSYWTYGAFWKDMVFCALGNHVPLQTLTWMRANIVRYLEDWDWRCCLYSQAGLSYPLTV from the exons ATGAAACTGAGACATGAG GTTCTGAAAATTGATGTTGGGGCTGCACTGCAAGTTCTGAATTTTGCAATATTCCATAAGGAATTGACTGACATGGAAGACCGTGAGCAGAGGGAGACTGAGAAACAACAAGATGCAGGTGCAGGTGGTGATAACGTAGATGGGCCTGGAGGAGCAAGTGGTGGCAATGACGTGCATGGAAG CTATTGGACTTATGGGGCTTTCTGGAAG GACATGGTTTTCTGTGCCCTTGGTAACCATGTGCCCTTGCAGACATTGACATGGATGAGAGCTAATATAGTTCGCTATCTGGAAGACTGGGACTGGCGTTGTTGCCTATATAGCCAAGCAGGCTTATCCTATCCCCTCACTGTTTGA